In Bradyrhizobium lablabi, one DNA window encodes the following:
- a CDS encoding adenine phosphoribosyltransferase: protein MTFDNDLKAAVRTIPDYPKPGILFRDITTLLGDARAFRRAVDELVQPWAGNKIDKVAGIEARGFIIGGAVAHQVSAGFVPIRKRGKLPHTTVRIAYSLEYGIDEMEMHADAIHPGERVILVDDLIATGGTAEGAVKLMRQIGANVVAACFIIDLPDLGGAAKLRAMDVPVRTLMSFEGH from the coding sequence ATGACGTTTGACAACGACCTGAAGGCCGCCGTCCGCACCATTCCGGATTATCCGAAGCCGGGAATCCTGTTTCGTGACATCACCACGCTGCTCGGCGATGCGCGCGCCTTCCGCCGCGCGGTCGATGAATTGGTACAGCCATGGGCGGGCAACAAGATCGACAAGGTTGCCGGCATCGAGGCGCGCGGCTTCATTATCGGCGGCGCGGTGGCCCATCAGGTCTCCGCCGGCTTCGTGCCGATCCGGAAAAGGGGCAAGCTGCCGCATACCACGGTCCGCATCGCCTACTCGCTGGAATACGGCATCGATGAAATGGAGATGCACGCCGACGCCATTCATCCCGGCGAGCGCGTGATCCTGGTCGACGATCTGATCGCTACCGGCGGCACCGCCGAGGGCGCCGTCAAACTGATGCGCCAGATCGGCGCCAATGTGGTCGCGGCCTGTTTTATCATCGACCTGCCGGACCTCGGCGGTGCCGCAAAATTGCGGGCGATGGACGTGCCGGTACGCACGCTGATGTCCTTCGAGGGGCATTGA
- a CDS encoding anthranilate synthase component I: MNRTVFSLPARSEYRTHGGLAVTRSVEQFSGGASRLDDLIELLDRRRGVVLSSGTTVPGRYESFDLGFSDPPLQLQTTGVDFSLAALNTRGEVLIAFLGEVLREPCVVVTEKTASRLSGHIVRGPAPVDEDQRTRRTSVMSLVRELVAAFGAHDDPLLGLFGAFAYDLVFQIEDLVQKRAREKDQRDIVLYVPDRLLAYDRATGRGVVLSYDFAWKGQSTEGFPRDTPESVYAKAPRQGFSDHAPGEYQATVETARAAFARGDLFEAVPGQLFAEPCERSPAEVFQRLCRINPSPYGALMNLGDGEFLVSASPEMFVRSDGRRVETCPISGTIARGVDAIGDAEQIRQLLNSQKDEFELNMCTDVDRNDKARVCVPGTIKVLARRQIETYSKLFHTVDHVEGMLRPGFDSLDAFLTHAWAVTVTGAPKLWAMQFVEDHERSPRRWYAGAIGAVNFDGSINTGLTIRTIRMKDGLAEVRVGATCLFDSDPAAEDRECQVKAAALFQALRGDPPKPLSAFAPDATGSGKQVLLIDHDDSFVHMLADYFRQVGANVTVVRHVHALEMLKQKRWDLLVLSPGPGRPEDFGISKTIRAALEQKLPIFGVCLGVQAIGEYFGGQLGQLGQPAHGRPSPVEVRGGRLMQNLPDEIVIGRYHSLFVERDSMPDVLSVTASTEDGVAMAIEHKTLPVGGVQFHPESLMSLGGEVGLRIVENAFRLGLPLN; encoded by the coding sequence ATGAACAGGACGGTTTTTTCACTCCCCGCCCGCAGCGAATATCGTACCCATGGCGGGCTCGCGGTCACGCGGTCGGTGGAGCAATTCTCCGGTGGCGCCAGCCGGCTCGACGATTTGATCGAGCTGCTCGACCGCCGCCGCGGCGTGGTGCTGTCGTCGGGCACCACGGTGCCGGGACGCTACGAGAGTTTTGACCTCGGCTTTTCCGATCCGCCGCTGCAGCTGCAAACCACAGGTGTCGACTTTTCGCTTGCCGCGCTGAACACGCGCGGAGAAGTGCTGATCGCATTCCTCGGCGAGGTCTTGCGCGAGCCCTGTGTCGTCGTCACGGAGAAGACTGCGTCCAGGCTGAGCGGCCATATCGTTCGTGGCCCGGCGCCGGTCGACGAGGATCAGCGCACCCGCCGCACCAGCGTGATGTCGCTGGTGCGCGAGCTGGTGGCGGCGTTCGGCGCCCATGACGATCCGTTGCTCGGCCTGTTCGGCGCCTTCGCCTATGATCTGGTGTTCCAGATCGAAGATCTCGTGCAGAAGCGCGCGCGCGAAAAGGATCAGCGCGACATCGTGCTCTACGTGCCGGACCGCCTCTTGGCATACGACCGCGCCACGGGCCGCGGCGTGGTTTTGAGCTACGATTTTGCCTGGAAGGGCCAGTCGACCGAAGGTTTTCCGCGCGACACCCCGGAAAGCGTCTACGCAAAAGCGCCGCGGCAGGGATTTTCCGATCACGCGCCCGGCGAATATCAGGCAACCGTCGAGACCGCGCGTGCGGCATTCGCGCGCGGCGACCTGTTCGAGGCGGTGCCGGGGCAATTATTCGCCGAACCCTGCGAGCGCTCGCCCGCCGAAGTGTTCCAGCGGCTGTGCCGGATCAATCCCTCGCCCTATGGCGCGCTGATGAACCTCGGCGATGGCGAGTTTCTGGTGTCGGCTTCGCCGGAGATGTTCGTCCGCTCCGACGGAAGGCGGGTCGAGACTTGTCCGATCTCGGGCACGATCGCCCGCGGCGTCGATGCGATCGGCGACGCCGAGCAGATCCGGCAATTGTTGAATTCGCAAAAAGACGAATTCGAACTCAACATGTGCACCGACGTCGACCGCAACGACAAGGCGCGGGTCTGCGTGCCCGGAACGATTAAAGTTCTGGCGCGGCGGCAGATCGAGACTTATTCAAAACTGTTCCACACCGTCGATCACGTCGAAGGCATGCTGCGGCCGGGGTTCGATTCGCTCGACGCGTTCCTCACCCACGCCTGGGCGGTGACGGTGACCGGTGCGCCGAAATTATGGGCGATGCAGTTCGTCGAGGACCATGAGCGTTCGCCGCGGCGCTGGTATGCCGGCGCGATCGGCGCCGTCAATTTCGACGGCAGCATCAATACCGGGCTGACCATCCGCACTATCCGGATGAAGGACGGCCTCGCCGAGGTGCGGGTCGGCGCCACCTGCCTCTTTGACTCGGACCCCGCCGCCGAGGACAGGGAATGCCAGGTCAAGGCGGCGGCGCTGTTTCAGGCGCTGCGCGGCGATCCGCCAAAGCCGCTGTCGGCGTTCGCACCGGATGCCACAGGCTCCGGCAAGCAGGTGCTGCTGATCGACCATGACGACAGCTTTGTCCATATGCTGGCGGATTATTTCCGGCAGGTCGGCGCCAACGTCACGGTGGTCAGGCACGTTCACGCGCTTGAAATGCTCAAACAGAAGCGCTGGGACCTGCTGGTGCTGTCGCCGGGCCCCGGCCGGCCGGAGGATTTTGGGATTTCAAAAACCATCAGGGCTGCGCTGGAGCAAAAGCTGCCGATCTTCGGCGTCTGCCTCGGGGTGCAGGCGATCGGGGAATATTTCGGCGGCCAGTTGGGCCAGTTGGGCCAGCCGGCGCATGGCCGGCCCTCGCCGGTCGAGGTGCGGGGCGGGCGGCTGATGCAGAACCTGCCCGATGAAATCGTGATCGGCCGCTATCACTCGCTTTTTGTCGAGCGCGACAGCATGCCGGACGTGCTATCGGTAACGGCCAGTACCGAGGACGGCGTCGCCATGGCGATCGAACACAAGACCTTGCCGGTCGGCGGCGTGCAGTTTCACCCGGAATCGCTGATGTCGCTCGGCGGCGAGGTGGGCCTGCGCATCGTGGAAAACGCGTTCCGGCTTGGCCTGCCGCTCAATTGA